The Latilactobacillus sakei subsp. sakei DSM 20017 = JCM 1157 genome includes a window with the following:
- the pnpS gene encoding two-component system histidine kinase PnpS — MTKHDQVRFYKLATILVAIYIAFILLINLVIYRQQSATLKERRADYALIVKDADFKRQKWLQQNKLQVVTSQSPQHTKLERSVADVLNRDHTTRNFSVRQKIDGRWYLVAVHQSSQPTFVLLMPQQRFWHTWPEIALTVTVLYLLFSLIVLWQFKRQRSHFYEHLKILVANIHHIRYEETPEPIIFQKDASLYVLAHEVNQLNKDMRHMRQKIAIQQGSFDRLIDHLPVGVMVINENRQVVLHNEAMGQLLETAIEPQKHPYIDDIKTYELTRMIEHTFRYRRSHHQEIQLIQNRERFVDANVVQLNTVKSKFQALVILYDLTDIRRVEQMQLDFVSNVSHELKTPVTAITGFAETLLAGAKDDPETLQQFLKIIYEESTRLTALIQDILALSHLDRQDQTQAQDIGLKAMVTANLELMQQKIQQKEIHVSVNIPETLTFKTQKMKLNQVLKNLIANGITYNKQAGSLVIAAQVDHQQLIIRVVDSGLGIPSDLQERIFERFYRVDQARATHKSGTGLGLAIAKEITESIGGQLTVESQLGVGSQFILTFPLT, encoded by the coding sequence ATGACCAAGCATGATCAAGTGAGATTTTATAAGCTAGCCACTATTTTAGTGGCTATTTACATAGCCTTTATTTTGCTTATTAATTTAGTCATTTATCGCCAGCAAAGTGCGACACTCAAAGAACGGCGTGCCGATTACGCCTTAATTGTGAAAGACGCCGACTTTAAGCGTCAAAAATGGCTACAACAAAATAAATTACAAGTTGTAACTTCACAGTCGCCACAGCACACCAAGTTGGAACGGTCAGTGGCCGATGTTTTAAATCGTGATCATACTACGCGCAATTTTAGTGTTAGGCAAAAGATTGATGGCCGTTGGTATTTAGTTGCGGTTCATCAATCGAGTCAGCCAACGTTTGTCTTATTGATGCCACAACAACGCTTCTGGCATACCTGGCCGGAAATCGCCCTGACAGTGACTGTTTTGTATCTATTGTTTAGTCTGATTGTTCTCTGGCAATTTAAACGGCAACGCAGCCATTTTTACGAGCACTTGAAGATTTTGGTGGCCAATATTCATCATATTCGCTACGAAGAAACGCCAGAACCAATTATTTTCCAAAAGGACGCGTCATTATACGTCCTCGCACACGAAGTGAACCAATTAAACAAGGATATGCGTCACATGCGTCAAAAGATTGCCATCCAACAAGGCAGCTTTGATCGGTTGATTGATCATTTACCGGTCGGAGTAATGGTGATTAATGAAAACCGCCAAGTTGTTTTGCATAACGAGGCGATGGGGCAGTTATTAGAAACCGCAATCGAGCCTCAGAAGCACCCGTATATCGATGATATTAAGACTTATGAATTAACGCGGATGATTGAACATACTTTCCGTTATCGGCGCAGTCACCATCAAGAGATTCAACTCATTCAGAATCGGGAACGATTTGTCGATGCCAATGTGGTTCAGTTAAATACCGTGAAGTCTAAATTTCAGGCGTTAGTGATCTTGTATGATTTAACTGATATTCGCCGAGTGGAACAGATGCAGCTCGACTTTGTTAGCAACGTCAGTCATGAATTGAAGACGCCAGTGACGGCAATTACGGGCTTTGCTGAAACGCTGTTGGCAGGGGCCAAGGATGATCCGGAAACTTTACAGCAGTTCTTGAAGATTATTTACGAAGAAAGCACGCGCCTGACAGCCTTGATTCAGGATATTTTGGCGTTATCACACTTGGACCGTCAAGATCAAACGCAAGCGCAAGATATTGGGTTAAAAGCGATGGTGACAGCTAATTTAGAGTTGATGCAACAAAAGATTCAACAAAAAGAAATTCACGTTTCCGTCAATATACCAGAGACGCTGACGTTTAAGACGCAAAAAATGAAGTTAAACCAAGTCTTGAAGAATTTGATTGCCAACGGTATTACCTATAATAAACAAGCGGGGTCTCTTGTGATTGCGGCTCAAGTCGATCATCAACAATTGATAATCCGAGTTGTTGATTCAGGATTAGGTATTCCAAGTGATTTACAAGAACGGATTTTTGAACGGTTCTATCGCGTTGATCAGGCTCGGGCGACACATAAGAGTGGGACTGGGTTAGGCTTAGCGATTGCCAAGGAAATTACCGAAAGTATTGGTGGGCAATTGACGGTTGAAAGCCAATTAGGGGTCGGTAGTCAGTTTATTTTAACCTTCCCCTTAACGTGA
- a CDS encoding phosphate ABC transporter substrate-binding protein PstS family protein, producing MRKRSVIGLLVTFVVLLLTGCQSKQNGQSVTAVGSSALQPLIEALAEQYSAQHSGQFINVQGGGSGTGLSQIQEGAVQMGNSDLFAEEKAGIKAGKLVDHKVAVVGITPVINKKIGVKNLSLTQLAKIFSGEITNWQQVGGPDQEVVLVNRAQGSGTRSTFEQWVMGNRKTKPAQEQDSTGMVRSIVANTPGAISYLAFSYVDNTVATLKLDGVAPDDQNVMNNTWPIWSYEHVYTKGQPTGLTKEFLAYVLSDKIQNKQVSKMGYIPVAQMQVERSLDGTITKVK from the coding sequence ATGCGTAAACGTAGTGTTATTGGCTTATTAGTCACATTCGTTGTATTACTATTAACTGGTTGTCAATCTAAACAAAATGGGCAATCAGTCACGGCAGTTGGGTCATCGGCCTTACAGCCATTGATTGAAGCGTTAGCCGAACAATACAGTGCCCAACATTCAGGTCAGTTTATTAACGTTCAAGGTGGCGGTTCTGGGACTGGTTTAAGCCAGATTCAAGAAGGCGCCGTTCAAATGGGTAATTCTGATTTATTCGCAGAAGAAAAAGCTGGCATTAAAGCGGGCAAATTAGTCGATCATAAAGTGGCGGTTGTTGGTATTACACCAGTCATTAATAAAAAAATTGGCGTTAAGAATTTATCGCTGACGCAGTTAGCTAAAATCTTTAGCGGCGAAATTACGAACTGGCAGCAAGTTGGTGGTCCTGATCAAGAAGTAGTCTTGGTTAACCGAGCACAAGGTAGCGGTACTCGTTCAACCTTTGAACAATGGGTGATGGGTAATCGCAAGACAAAGCCAGCGCAAGAACAAGATTCAACTGGGATGGTCCGTTCAATCGTGGCCAATACACCCGGGGCGATTAGTTATCTAGCCTTTTCTTATGTGGATAACACGGTTGCAACGCTTAAACTGGATGGTGTTGCACCAGATGATCAAAACGTTATGAATAACACTTGGCCAATCTGGTCATACGAACATGTTTATACTAAAGGCCAACCAACGGGATTAACCAAGGAATTCTTGGCCTATGTTTTATCGGATAAGATTCAAAACAAACAAGTTAGCAAAATGGGTTACATCCCAGTCGCACAAATGCAAGTTGAACGGTCGTTAGACGGCACAATTACGAAGGTTAAGTAG
- a CDS encoding response regulator transcription factor, protein MKTILVVDDEPVILTLLRYNLEQEHFKVMTATDGAQALTMALQQKFDFIILDLMLPKLDGIAVTKKIREAKLKTPIMILTAKDNETDKIVGLEVGADDYVTKPFSPREIIARIRAIERRTTQPIEQPVEQASETIVVGDLSVDETEVIAKKGDHKLHLTPKEFELLVYFMHRLNKVQSREKLLNAVWGFDYPAETRMVDIQVSHLREKIEDDPRHPVYLKTVRGFGYQLEDPAHDQA, encoded by the coding sequence ATGAAAACGATTCTAGTGGTAGACGATGAACCAGTAATCTTGACACTGTTGAGATATAATCTGGAGCAAGAACATTTCAAGGTAATGACGGCAACGGATGGCGCCCAAGCGCTAACGATGGCCTTACAGCAAAAATTTGATTTTATCATTTTGGATTTGATGTTACCCAAACTAGATGGGATTGCGGTAACGAAAAAGATTCGGGAAGCTAAATTAAAAACGCCAATTATGATTTTAACGGCTAAGGACAACGAAACGGATAAGATTGTTGGGCTTGAAGTTGGGGCCGACGATTACGTGACAAAACCTTTTAGTCCCCGCGAAATCATCGCTCGAATTCGAGCCATTGAACGCCGGACCACTCAACCTATTGAACAACCCGTTGAACAGGCGTCTGAAACGATTGTGGTCGGTGATTTAAGTGTGGACGAAACCGAAGTAATCGCAAAAAAAGGCGATCATAAGTTGCACCTAACGCCGAAAGAATTCGAATTATTAGTGTATTTTATGCATCGACTCAATAAGGTGCAAAGTCGTGAAAAATTATTAAATGCCGTTTGGGGCTTCGATTATCCAGCCGAAACCCGGATGGTGGACATTCAAGTGAGTCATTTGCGTGAAAAGATTGAAGATGATCCGCGCCACCCTGTTTATCTGAAAACAGTTCGTGGTTTTGGTTATCAATTGGAGGATCCCGCACATGACCAAGCATGA
- the pstC gene encoding phosphate ABC transporter permease subunit PstC: protein MDPIKASLLKKSRAAKTESRGKLISLLCISLIVFIVLAIFYFVASKGLATFFKDKVSLWRFLTQSDWNPSLKDSHGRPEVGALPMIMGSFGVTFLAALLATPFAIGAGIFMTEISPKRGEKILQPVMELLVGIPSVVYGFIGLSVVVPTMRHIFGGSGFGILAGTCVLFIMILPTVTSMTVDALKSVPRHYREASLALGATRWQTTWKVVLKAATPGILTGVVFGMARAFGEALAVQMVIGNAALMPHNLISPASTLTSVLTMGIGNTVMGSLANNALWSLALLLLLMSLLFNLLVRLIGRKGAMGR from the coding sequence ATGGATCCAATTAAGGCAAGTTTACTGAAAAAATCACGGGCGGCGAAAACCGAAAGCCGTGGAAAATTAATCAGTTTATTGTGTATCAGTTTAATCGTTTTTATCGTTCTGGCTATTTTTTACTTTGTGGCTTCTAAAGGACTCGCAACCTTCTTTAAGGATAAGGTCAGCCTATGGCGCTTTTTAACGCAAAGCGATTGGAATCCAAGTCTTAAGGATAGTCATGGTCGGCCAGAAGTTGGGGCGCTCCCAATGATTATGGGCTCGTTTGGCGTGACGTTCTTGGCAGCCTTATTGGCAACACCATTTGCCATTGGCGCCGGGATTTTCATGACAGAAATTTCACCTAAACGGGGGGAAAAGATTTTACAACCCGTTATGGAATTACTGGTTGGGATTCCATCTGTTGTTTATGGTTTTATCGGGTTATCAGTAGTTGTCCCAACAATGCGCCATATCTTTGGCGGCAGTGGTTTTGGGATTTTAGCCGGAACCTGTGTGTTGTTCATCATGATTTTACCAACGGTGACTTCAATGACCGTCGACGCTTTGAAGAGTGTGCCACGGCACTATCGGGAAGCATCATTGGCACTAGGGGCAACGCGTTGGCAAACAACTTGGAAGGTTGTTTTAAAAGCAGCGACACCAGGGATTTTAACCGGGGTTGTCTTCGGGATGGCACGGGCGTTTGGTGAAGCACTTGCCGTTCAAATGGTGATCGGGAATGCGGCCTTAATGCCACATAACTTGATTTCACCAGCCTCAACATTAACCAGTGTCTTGACAATGGGAATTGGGAACACCGTTATGGGCTCACTTGCCAATAACGCCTTATGGTCATTGGCACTGCTCTTATTATTAATGTCACTATTATTTAACTTATTAGTTCGTTTAATTGGTCGGAAGGGAGCAATGGGTCGCTAA